From the genome of Sporocytophaga myxococcoides DSM 11118:
TGGATACAACCAGGCAATAACTGCAATGAGAATTATTCCTACAAGCAGTACTGGCCAGTAATTCAACGCCAGTTGTGGCCCCTGATCTAAGATGTCTTTTTGTAAACCCGCAAGGTGCTCGAATGTAGACCTTTTTCCCGTAAACCTGAAGAACTCAATGTCTACAAGGTTAACGAAAAGGAGAGGTGTATTAACAACCAGAAATAGAATCTTAAGAAATTTCTGATATTCCGCCTTTGTAATGAATGTTACAGGAATCAGTGACAGCAAGGTGAATGGCAGGTTAACCATAAATATGACAGAAAGGTCAAACCTGATACCTGAAAGGAAGGCCTCAAATACTGAAGTAACAGATGCTTCTCTGAAATATGAGTAGTTATAAACAAAGAAACAAACTCTGCAAAGTGTATAAATGAGGGTTAAGAGTCCCAGTCTTTTTAGAAGTATTTTATATTGAGTTAAATTCATTTTTCTAGAAATGATTTTTTAACAGGTGTTGTATTATTGCGAACAGATCCATCAGATAAGCAATGCCCAGGTGAATCAGTAATCCTCCCCAGATAGATCTGCTATAGTAAGTAATAATTCCTAAAATTGTACCTCCGAAAATAGATCCAACAGCTTCTCCCAAGGGCTTTCCGAAATGAAGGTAGCAATACAAAGCAACCATAATGAATACGGCCCCTTTGTCCAGGTATTTGATCATTGCCAACACCAGGAATCCTCTGAACAAAAATTCTATAGATAAAAATCCCATCCCATAGAATATTTCATGGATCCCAAAGGTTGCCCAATAAGGCCATCCAAGATAATTTTCCGCTAAGCCGGGCTTGTATTCTGGATAATAATTCAGAAAATCCTGCTGAAATGATGCCCAGAGAATAAAAGGAGACATGAATAGGAGAAGCCATAAATAAGGCTTCAAGTTCAGGGAGTTTTTCTGAAATCCGTATAGAGGAATATTTTTCCGATCTACCCAATACCAATAACAAAGGATAGGGATGATGATAATGGAAGAACTTATAAGTTCCGAAATAAAGGAAGAGATGAACTGACTGATTTCAATTGGAATTTCAGTTCTGAGCCAGTCACGGTATAAATAAAAAGATGTTTCACTAAATATTAAAATTAGTATGACAAATAGTATTGTAAACCAATAGGATTGAGAATATAAATGTAGTTTTCTATCATAAAAATAAGCATAGGCCAGAGAAAGAAATAATAATGGTACTGAATAAAAAAGAAACAGATATACATTATATATTTTCTGCCCCGCATATTTTTCCAGAATTGAGTTTTCAAAATCAAGGGTGTAGTTAAAAGTCAGACTGGCTCCCAAAAATAGAACAAGCACCAGGAAAAATTTCAGATTGAATTCTTCCTGGAAAAATGCTTTTTGATATTTTATGATTTGTCTGATGGCCCTGATTCTTTTAATCTAAATATTGCTCGACTTCAGAATAGGGCAAATCAAATGCTTCTGAAATTTTTTTATAAACTATTTGTCCGTTAACCACATTTAGGCCCAGTTTCAATTCTTGATTTTCTCTGCAAGCTTTTTGCCATCCTTTTGATGCAATTTGACATACATATGGAAAGGTTACATTAGTCAAAGCAAGGGTAGAGGTGAATGGAACCGCTCCTGGCATATTTGCAACACAATAGTGAACAATACCATCTACGACATACGTTGGATTTTCATGTGTTGTAGGTTTACAGGTTTCAATACATCCTCCTTGATCTACAGCTACATCTACCAGGACTGTTCCTGGCTTCATAGTTTTTAGCATTTCTCTGGAAATAAGTA
Proteins encoded in this window:
- a CDS encoding CPBP family intramembrane glutamic endopeptidase, encoding MLVLFLGASLTFNYTLDFENSILEKYAGQKIYNVYLFLFYSVPLLFLSLAYAYFYDRKLHLYSQSYWFTILFVILILIFSETSFYLYRDWLRTEIPIEISQFISSFISELISSSIIIIPILCYWYWVDRKNIPLYGFQKNSLNLKPYLWLLLFMSPFILWASFQQDFLNYYPEYKPGLAENYLGWPYWATFGIHEIFYGMGFLSIEFLFRGFLVLAMIKYLDKGAVFIMVALYCYLHFGKPLGEAVGSIFGGTILGIITYYSRSIWGGLLIHLGIAYLMDLFAIIQHLLKNHF